The proteins below are encoded in one region of Silene latifolia isolate original U9 population chromosome 2, ASM4854445v1, whole genome shotgun sequence:
- the LOC141633583 gene encoding uncharacterized protein LOC141633583: MYRIPGVARPLEKAVRNSYADSPFVDDIALVGVPKGCVPPTMTLYDGTTDPLDHINHYKQKMMVINATGSLKEACMCKGFGSTLSGAALQWFVSLPNKSITCFADLVNTFHQQFASSRKPEKQTSDLYQIVQGSEESTRDFLNRFNREKVAIPQCDIATTIEAFRQGLHQDSDLYKDLTKYPCTTFEEVQMKAIAVMRLEEDSGPRKGYLWC, from the coding sequence ATGTACAGGATTCCAGGCGTAGCACGACCCCTAGAGAAGGCAGTACGCAATAGCTACGCAGACTCCCCTTTTGTGGATGACATAGCCCTCGTTGGTGTCCCCAAAGGATGCGTACCACCAACCATGACACTCTATGACGGGACCACGGATCCTCTCGATCACATCAACCattacaagcagaagatgatggtgATAAACGCAACAGGGTCCCTGAAGGAAGCTTGTATGTGCAAAGGGTTCGGGTCCACGTTGTCTGGAGCAGCCTTGCAGTGGTTCGTCAGCCTGCCCAACAAGAGCATAACCTGCTTCGCCGACTTAGTCAACACCTTCCACCAGCAGTTCGCTAGTAGCCGAAAACCAGAAAAACAAACCAGCGACCTGTATCAGATAGTACAAGGATCCGAGGAGTCTACCCGAGATTTTCTGAACAGGTTCAACAGGGAGAAGGTGGCAATTCCCCAGTGCGACATAGCCACAACTATAGAAGCCTTCCGCCAAGGGCTCCACCAGGACTCAGACTTATATAAAGACTTAACCAAGTATCCATGCACTACCTTCGAGGAAGTACAAATGAAGGCAATCGCTGTTATGCGGTTGGAGGAAGACTCAGGGCCTAGGAAGGGCTACCTATGGTGCTGA